The genomic stretch ACCGCCGTGGCCGCCACCGAGATCGTCGATTGACGGTATTCCTCGGAGCGCCGGTGAATGTTGCTGATATGCACCTCCACCACGGGGCGCCGTACGAGCTTGACCGCGTCGAGCACCGGAATGCGCCCGAACGAAAACCCGGCCGGATTGATCACCAGCGCCGCGTCGTTCAGAAACGCCTCCTGAATCCAGTCGATCAGCTGGCTCTCGCTGTTGGTTTGACGGAACACGCCGTCGAACTTGAGGGCGTCGGCCAGCGTGAGGCAGTTCTGCTCGATATCCTTGAGCGTGGTGCTGCCATAGATATGCGGCTCTCGCACGCCAAGCATGTTCAGATTCGAGCCGTTGAGGATGTAGAGTTTTCGATTCATGGTTTCAGTGGGTCGTACTGCGTTCCAGGGCGGTGTCCCGGGTTTCGCGCGATGTCGCGATCATGAGGAAGGAGAGCAGGTTCAGCGAGCCGCACACCACGACGATAGCCCATGGCGAACCGTGAAACGCGTTGAGCAAGGCCACGGCGACGATCGGCATCGGCCCGCCCGTCAGCAGATTGGCGCCGGAATACGAGAGCGCGGAGCCCGTGTAGCGCGTTTCGGTCGGGAACGACTCGGCGAACCACACGGGTTGAATGCCGCTCTGAAACTGCGTGAAGCCGAGGAACGCGCCCATCACGGCCATCGTCATGCCGATCGAGTGCTGATTGAGAATCGGAAAGTAGATCAGGCAACACACGAGCGTGCAGAACGAGCCGATCAGCAAGGCGCGCTTGCGGCCGATCCGGTCGCTCAGATAGCCGCCCAGCAACGCCCCCGCCACCGCGCAGACATTCGCGATCATCAGCAGCATGAAGCCGGTCTGCTTCGGCACGCCGAGGTTTTTCGTCAGATAGCTCAGCGAAAACACCACGATCAGATAGAACAACGCCGCCGGGCCGCAGAAGAACAACGTCAGCCGCAACACGGTGCGCCACTGGCGCGTGAAGACCACGCCCAGCGGATTGGCCGCGCGCACCGGCACGCCGCTCTTCTTGAGCGCCTCGAACGACGGCGTCTCGCTCACTTTCATGCGGATATAGATGCCCAGCAGCACGAGCACGAAGCTCGCGAGGAACGGCACGCGCCAGCCCCACGATTCGAACTCGTCCGGGGAGAGCGACGTGGCCAGCGCGAACAGCGCGAAATTGGCGAGGATCTGGCTCAGCGGCGAGCAAATGCCTAGCAGTCCGGAATAAAATCCGCGCCGCGCCGCGGAGGCGTGTTCAACCGCCATCAATTGCGCGCCGGTCGACTCGCCGCCGAGCGCGAAACCCTGGACGATGCGCAACGAGACCAGCAGCGCGGGCGCCAGCATGCCGACTTGCTGGTAGGTGGGCAGCAGCCCCATCAGGAACGAGGAGGCGCCCATGACCGAAACCGTGATCAGCATGAGTTGGCGGCGCCCCCAGCGGTCGCCGAGCATGCCGCAGATCACCGCGCCGAGCGGGCGTGCCGCGAGCCCGGCCCAGAAACTCGCGAGCGACGCGAGCAAGGCCGCCGTGGGTTCGAGCGAGGGGAAGAACAGCTTGGGGAAAATCGTGGCCGCGACCACGCCATAGAGCGCGAAATCGAACCACTCCAGCGCCGTGCCGATAGTGGCGCCCGCCACCGCCCGGCGCGCCATCCTGTGGCGGTCCGCGGCGTGCTCGCCCGCGATGAGATCGGAGTCAGCGAGAACTGACATGAGGTGTCTCCTGATGTGTCGTTGTGATCGTTGTGATGGAACCGCGTCGTCAAACCAATGCTATTGTTTGCGCTTTGAAAGCGCCTCGTTCCGGACCGGAACTGCGTTTCACATCACGAAAAACCCCCGCTCATGTCGCTACGGAACGGCCTGAAGATCCTCGATTTCCTCGCCTCGCAAGCCGAAGGCGCGGGCCTCGTGGCAATCGCCGACGCGCTCGGCTTGCCGCGCAGCACGTGCCACCGGGTGCTCGCCGAACTCATCGAAGGCGGCTACGTGCGGCAACTGGTCGATCACAGCCGCTACATCCTGACCATGCGCATGACGTCGAACGGGCTCGAATTCCTGAGCCTGACCGGCATTGCCGATATCGCCCAGCCGATCATCGAACGCGTGGCGGCGCAGACCGGCGAACTCGCGCGGCTTTCGCTGGTGGACGGCGAAGCCATCATCTGGGTCGGCAAAGCCGACGGTCATCGCACCGGGTTTCGCTACGACCCGGACATGGGCCAGGCGGCGCGGTTGTCCTGCACATCCACGGGACATGCATGGCTCATGACGATGAGCGACGAAGCGGCGGCCGCGCTCGTGCTGAAACAGGGCTTCGGGCAGCCCAACGAGTTCGGTCCCAACGCGCCCACCACGCTCAAGACCCTGCTGGGCTTTCTGCATGCTGCGCGCGTGCGCGGCTACGCGATGATCGACGAGGTGTTCGCGCCGCGCATGTCGGCGGTGGCGGTGCCCGTGGTCAGCGGCTCGCGTTGCGTGGGCGTCATCAGCCTGGCCGGCCCGAAAGCACGGCTCACCATCGACAAGATTCACGCCCATTCGGCGCTGCTCTGCGCGGCGGCGAGCGAACTGGCGCAACTGAGCAACATGGCGGGCTTCCCGACCCGGCCGCCATTGGGCAAGGGCTAGCCGGAGCGTTCGTGCCGATACGAGGCGGCGCGACGCCAACGCTTCGGTCGCCGCAGATCAACCCGCACTGAGCAACGCCGCGAATTTGTCCGCCAGGGTGGGACGCGAGCGATGCGGCCAGATCGCGCTGAGCTCGAACAGCGGCAGCGCATCGCCCTCGCGCACCTCGCACACGCGCACGCCTTCGAACTGGATCGCCTTGACCGACTGCGGCAGCAGCGAAGCGCCGCAGCCCGCGGCGACGCACGCGAGCACCGTCAACGACCGATTGGCGTCCTGGACGATGTTGGCCTCGCAGCCGAACTGGCGGAACGCGCTGAGAATGCCCGCCCGCACCACCGGCAATTGCCCGTGCGGAAACCACACGAGCCCCATGCGCGCGAGATCCGCGAGGCCGAGCTTGCCGTCCTCGCCCAGCGGATGCGACGCCTGCACGACCGCCTGCAAGCGCTCCTGCACGATCAGCTTCTCGCGCATGCGCCCGCGCACCGCCACCGGCGTATGCAGCAGGCCGATGTCGATTTCGCCCGATTCGAGCGCGCTCGCCTGCTCCGCGTTGCTCATTTCGCGCAGCGTCAGCTCGACATTGGGGACCGCCGCGCGCAACGCCGCGATGGCTTTGGGCAGCACCTCGAACAGCGCCGCGGACACGAAGCCGATAGTCAGCCGTCCGCCCCGTTGCGCGCCGATGTCGCGCGCGCGCTTTTCCGCCGCCTCGATACGCGCCACGCTCAGCCGGATATCCTCGGCGATCGCCTCGCCCGCGGGCGTGAGCGCGGCCCCGCGGCGCGTGCGCGCGAGCAGCTTCACCCCCAGATCCTTCTCGAGCCGCGTGAGCGCCTGACTCAGCGCGGGCTGCGCCATGCCGAGCTGGGCGGCCGCGCCGGTAACGCTCCCCGCGTCGACGATAGCGAGGAAATACTTGAGCGTGCGGATCGACTCCATGTTCGGTTTTCCATATCACAATGCTATGAATGAACAACATTTCCATAGTATGCACGCAGTGATGGCTTTTCTAGAATGGCGTCAAATCGATTAACAGCGGCCGCCGGCGATGCTTCGCGCGCGGCAAGCAACCGGAGACGACCACCATGCGCTGGTATCACGAAATCACGCCCGTCGAAAAACGCACCTTGTGGAGCTGCTTCGGCGGCTGGGCGCTCGACGCCGTCGACACCCAGGTCTTCTCCCTCGTCATTCCGTCGCTGCTCGCGACCTGGAGCATCAGCAAAGGCCAGGCGGGCTTGATCGGCGGCGCCACGCTCGTGGCCGGCGCGCTGGGCGGTCTGCTCGCGGGCATTCTGTCGGACCGCGTCGGCCGGGTGCGCGCGTTGCAGATCACCGTGATCTGGTTTTCGCTGTTCACGTTCCTGAGCGCGTTCGCGCAGAGCTTCGAGCAATTGCTCGTGCTGAAGGCGCTGCAAGGGGTCGGCTTCGGCGGCGAATGGACGGCGGGCGCGGTACTGCTCAGCGAAACGATGAACCCGAAACATCGCGGCAAGGCGATGGGCATCGTGCAAAGCGCATGGGGATTCGGCTGGGGCGCCGCCGTGCTGCTCTACATGGCGGTCTTCTCGTTCGCTTCGCCGCAATGGGCGTGGCGCGTGCTGTTCGCGATCGGCCTCGTTCCCGCGCTGCTCGTGCTCTATCTGCGCCGCAACGTGGTCGAACCGCCGCGCGAACCGCAAGTTGCACGCGACGACGTCGCGCCGCGCGGCACCTTCGGCATCGCCGCGGGCATCTTCGATCCGGCCGTGATCCGCACCACGCTCGTGGGCGGCCTGATCGGCCTGGGCGCGCACGGCGGCTACCATGCGATCACCACGTGGCTGCCCACCTATCTCAAGACCGAGCGCCATCTCTCCGTGCTGGGCACGGGCGGCTATCTCGCCGTGGTGATCGTGGCGTTCATTGCCGGTTGCTTCTTGAGCGCGTGGTTGCAGGACCGCATTGGCCGGCGCTGGAACGTGATCCTCTTCGCCGTCTGTTGCGCGGTGATGGTCAACATCTACACGTTCCTGCCGATCGGCGACACCACCATGCTGATCCTGAGCTTCCCGCTCGGCCTGTTTTCGGCGGGCATTCCCGCCACGCTCGGCGCGCTGTTCAACGAGTTGTATCCGCAAGGCGTGCGCGGCACCGGCGTGGGCTTTTGCTACAACTTCGGCCGCATCGTCTCGGCGGGCTTTCCGGTGCTCATCGGCCATATGAGCGCGTCGATGTCGCTGGGCGCCGCGCTCGGAATCGACGCGGGCGTGGCTTACGGCCTCGTCGTGGTCGCCGCGCTGATGCTGCCGAACACGCGTGGCCGCCTCGTGCCCGCGCCGCAGCCAGGCAGCGTGCGCAACGATGCGCCGGCTGCCTCGCGAAATTAAGCACGACGGCGCGTGAGTCCGCAGGGAGCGCGCCGCTCCTTCGCGCGCCACCGCTGCGCTCCACGTCAACCGCATTCGAGGCTTCCTGAACGATGGACCGCTTTTCACCCGCACCTTCAATCGCACACTCACCCGCACGCCCGCCCGCGCTTCCGGCCGATCCCTTCGACGGCCTGTCTCCGGCGTCCCGCGCCTGGCTCGACGAAGCCGCGCCGCGCATCACGGGCATCGACACGCACGCGCACATCTTCGTGCAAGGCCTGCCGCTCGCGGCGCAGCGCCGCCACGCGCCCGACTATGACGCGACGCTCGATCAATACGTCGCGCAACTCGCGGCGCACGGCATGTCGCAAGGCGTGCTGGTGCAGCCCAGCTTTCTCGGCACCGACAACACGTT from Paraburkholderia acidisoli encodes the following:
- a CDS encoding type II 3-dehydroquinate dehydratase; the protein is MNRKLYILNGSNLNMLGVREPHIYGSTTLKDIEQNCLTLADALKFDGVFRQTNSESQLIDWIQEAFLNDAALVINPAGFSFGRIPVLDAVKLVRRPVVEVHISNIHRRSEEYRQSTISVAATAVICGAGANGYLLAIRAVDDLWGGQAEG
- a CDS encoding MFS transporter; this translates as MARRAVAGATIGTALEWFDFALYGVVAATIFPKLFFPSLEPTAALLASLASFWAGLAARPLGAVICGMLGDRWGRRQLMLITVSVMGASSFLMGLLPTYQQVGMLAPALLVSLRIVQGFALGGESTGAQLMAVEHASAARRGFYSGLLGICSPLSQILANFALFALATSLSPDEFESWGWRVPFLASFVLVLLGIYIRMKVSETPSFEALKKSGVPVRAANPLGVVFTRQWRTVLRLTLFFCGPAALFYLIVVFSLSYLTKNLGVPKQTGFMLLMIANVCAVAGALLGGYLSDRIGRKRALLIGSFCTLVCCLIYFPILNQHSIGMTMAVMGAFLGFTQFQSGIQPVWFAESFPTETRYTGSALSYSGANLLTGGPMPIVAVALLNAFHGSPWAIVVVCGSLNLLSFLMIATSRETRDTALERSTTH
- a CDS encoding IclR family transcriptional regulator yields the protein MSLRNGLKILDFLASQAEGAGLVAIADALGLPRSTCHRVLAELIEGGYVRQLVDHSRYILTMRMTSNGLEFLSLTGIADIAQPIIERVAAQTGELARLSLVDGEAIIWVGKADGHRTGFRYDPDMGQAARLSCTSTGHAWLMTMSDEAAAALVLKQGFGQPNEFGPNAPTTLKTLLGFLHAARVRGYAMIDEVFAPRMSAVAVPVVSGSRCVGVISLAGPKARLTIDKIHAHSALLCAAASELAQLSNMAGFPTRPPLGKG
- a CDS encoding LysR family transcriptional regulator encodes the protein MESIRTLKYFLAIVDAGSVTGAAAQLGMAQPALSQALTRLEKDLGVKLLARTRRGAALTPAGEAIAEDIRLSVARIEAAEKRARDIGAQRGGRLTIGFVSAALFEVLPKAIAALRAAVPNVELTLREMSNAEQASALESGEIDIGLLHTPVAVRGRMREKLIVQERLQAVVQASHPLGEDGKLGLADLARMGLVWFPHGQLPVVRAGILSAFRQFGCEANIVQDANRSLTVLACVAAGCGASLLPQSVKAIQFEGVRVCEVREGDALPLFELSAIWPHRSRPTLADKFAALLSAG
- a CDS encoding MFS transporter — encoded protein: MRWYHEITPVEKRTLWSCFGGWALDAVDTQVFSLVIPSLLATWSISKGQAGLIGGATLVAGALGGLLAGILSDRVGRVRALQITVIWFSLFTFLSAFAQSFEQLLVLKALQGVGFGGEWTAGAVLLSETMNPKHRGKAMGIVQSAWGFGWGAAVLLYMAVFSFASPQWAWRVLFAIGLVPALLVLYLRRNVVEPPREPQVARDDVAPRGTFGIAAGIFDPAVIRTTLVGGLIGLGAHGGYHAITTWLPTYLKTERHLSVLGTGGYLAVVIVAFIAGCFLSAWLQDRIGRRWNVILFAVCCAVMVNIYTFLPIGDTTMLILSFPLGLFSAGIPATLGALFNELYPQGVRGTGVGFCYNFGRIVSAGFPVLIGHMSASMSLGAALGIDAGVAYGLVVVAALMLPNTRGRLVPAPQPGSVRNDAPAASRN